A region from the Cryptococcus decagattii chromosome 5, complete sequence genome encodes:
- a CDS encoding serine-tRNA ligase, whose product MYTTARGAYRMKQVAISARGLTTHPPLFAPIFAQTTLPKPRLDYTKLLSDPPSTLENAQLRAFPLSGNHLSDLSSLRDTQRELLQKLNVTRARQKEVGNSIRKSKGPGAEKAKKQAKELKSLIKDYEVSLSTTESSLLDLALSLPNFSHPSAPIGPEENARTLETFGPTLIASDPARDHVAFAQYFSLLDTSASAKTTGSSWPYLRGSLALLEQALISYALSIATKHGFVPVIPPDVVKTDIAWRCGFQPRDQATNAAASQTYHLEPTSNSAPSLCLAGTSEIPLAGMFADMIIPEEDLPQRVVGVGRAFRAEAGARGADTRGLYRVHQFTKIELFVVSSEEESESVMEEMRGVQKEIVQGLGLSVRVLDMPTEELGASAHRKYDMEAWMPGRGKWGEISSTSNCTDYQSRRLSITYRPRPTSPTHAIDPPSGPLPFAHTLNGTAAAIPRLLVALIENGLKYEKAGEGDAEQVVYKGLELPKALQRFYVGSDEIGEKGRKGLIHWI is encoded by the exons ATGTACACCACAGCGAGGGGAGCATATCGAATGAAACAAGTTGCTATCTCTG CGAGGGGATTAACCACACATCCACCTCTCTTCGCACCTATTTTTGCCCAGACAACACTCCCCAAACCCCGTTTAGACTATACTAAACTCCTTTCAGACCCACCGTCAACGCTCGAAAACGCCCAACTGCGAGCATTCCCACTGTCAGGCAATCATCTATCCGACCTATCGTCCCTGCGAGATACACAGCGAGAACTCCTTCAAAAGCTTAACGTTACTAGAGCTCGTCAGAAGGAAGTTGGTAATTCGATCAGGAAATCAAAAGGTCCCGGAGCcgaaaaagcaaagaaaCAAGCTAAAGAGCTTAAATCGTTGATTAAAGATTATGAAGTATCGTTATCAACAACCGAATCGTCCCTTCTGGATCTCGcactttctcttcccaactTCTCCCACCCTTCCGCACCTATTGGCCCCGAAGAAAACGCCCGCACACTCGAAACGTTTGGTCCTACACTCATAGCCTCCGATCCGGCAAGAGACCATGTCGCTTTCGCCCAATACTTCTCCCTGCTTGATACTTCGGCTTCCGCCAAAACCACGGGCTCATCATGGCCTTACCTGCGAGGTTCCCTCGCTCTCCTTGAACAAGCATTGATCAGTTATGCACTAAGCATCGCTACCAAACATGGATTCGTACCCGTCATACCGCCTGATGTGGTCAAGACTGATATCGCCTGGCGATGCGGTTTCCAGCCCCGCGATCAAGCGACAAACGCCGCTGCGTCCCAGACGTACCACCTCGAACCCACCTCGAATTCAGCTCCGTCACTCTGCCTTGCGGGTACATCCGAGATTCCGTTGGCAGGGATGTTTGCAGACATGATTATACCCGAAGAAGACCTCCCTCAACGGGTTGTCGGTGTCGGCCGAGCCTTCCGAGCTGAAGCGGGCGCAAGAGGCGCAGATACTAGGGGTTTGTATAGGGTGCATCAGTTCACGAAAATTGAGTTGTTTGTTGTAAGtagcgaagaagagagtgagtcggtgatggaggagatgaggggaGTACAGAAGGAAATTGTGCAGGGCTTGGGGTTGAGCGTGAG GGTGCTAGATATGCCGACGGAAGAACTCGGAGCTAGTGCGCATAGAAAGTATGATATGGAAGCATGGATGCCGGGTCGAGGGAAATGGGGCGAG ATCAGTTCCACATCTAACTGCACAGATTATCAATCTCGTCGACTATCCATCACTTATCGCCCCCGACCCACTTCACCTACCCACGCCATTGACCCTCCTTCGGGTCCATTGCCGTTTGCACACACACTAAATGGTACAGCTGCTGCCATACCCAGACTACTCGTGGCGTTAATAGAGAACGGGCTGAAGTACGAAAAGGCTGGCGAAGGTGATGCTGAGCAGGTGGTCTATAAGGGATTGGAATTGCCAAAGGCATTGCAGAGGTTTTACGTAGGAAGCGATGAGATTGGCgagaaagggagaaaggGATTGATTCATTGGATTTGA